A single Streptomyces sp. Edi2 DNA region contains:
- a CDS encoding IPT/TIG domain-containing protein: MDTNDPRTVDEILVGHAPIWAAITPDGRRVYVTNFGASSISVIDTRTRSVITTIGVTSGPWEIAIAPDGLRAYAACFGTDSVAVIDTATHTVTATITGFLLPRGVAVSPDGQRAYVSEYGGNRLGVVDTVTHAVAATLTGLPIPFGVAVSHDGLLAYVTCDGDDSVAVIDLIRGKIIDKVPGFHAPSWLVITPDDVEVYVVNNGNETVSVLTAPSGGYPNVGPMSGGTPVTIIGEGLGNTTAVRFGGRPAASFTIVNDREIRAVSPLLVRDVSIDVTLGQRTTRTVGRFYYLPESLLTQISPVSGPLGGGGTLIVTGRGLITTISVHFGDVAVTPSSILDDQVTVTVPPAQTAGPVPVTVVTRSNSYGKATYTYVGPPHITSVTPSTGSTAGGDPVLIEGVELAFTQSVTIGGAVAAFGIISPTRIAVVTPPADAQGPANVVVTTTGGTATAPGAFVYI, from the coding sequence ATGGACACGAATGATCCCCGGACAGTGGACGAGATCCTGGTGGGGCACGCCCCCATCTGGGCGGCGATCACCCCGGACGGCCGACGCGTCTATGTGACCAATTTCGGGGCCAGCAGCATCAGCGTCATCGACACCCGCACCCGTAGCGTCATCACCACGATCGGCGTGACCAGCGGACCGTGGGAGATCGCGATCGCCCCGGACGGACTGCGTGCCTACGCGGCCTGCTTCGGCACCGACAGTGTGGCGGTCATCGACACCGCCACCCACACCGTCACCGCCACCATCACCGGGTTCCTCCTCCCGAGGGGAGTGGCGGTCTCGCCCGACGGACAGCGCGCCTATGTGTCGGAGTACGGCGGCAACAGGCTGGGCGTCGTCGACACGGTCACGCATGCCGTGGCGGCCACCCTCACCGGGCTGCCCATCCCTTTCGGTGTGGCAGTCAGCCACGACGGGCTTCTGGCGTACGTCACCTGCGACGGCGATGACAGCGTCGCCGTCATCGACCTCATCAGAGGCAAGATCATCGACAAGGTCCCGGGATTCCACGCGCCGTCCTGGCTGGTGATCACGCCGGACGACGTCGAGGTCTACGTGGTCAACAACGGCAATGAGACGGTGAGCGTGCTGACCGCGCCGTCCGGGGGGTACCCCAACGTGGGGCCCATGTCGGGCGGAACGCCGGTGACCATCATCGGGGAGGGACTGGGCAACACCACCGCCGTCCGCTTCGGAGGCCGCCCGGCCGCCTCGTTCACGATCGTCAATGACCGTGAGATCAGGGCCGTTTCGCCACTCCTCGTCCGCGACGTCAGCATCGATGTCACCCTCGGGCAGCGCACGACCCGGACCGTCGGCCGGTTCTACTACCTCCCTGAGTCGCTGCTGACCCAGATCAGCCCGGTGTCGGGCCCGTTGGGCGGGGGCGGCACACTGATCGTGACCGGCCGGGGCCTGATCACCACCATCTCGGTGCACTTCGGTGACGTGGCCGTCACCCCGTCCTCCATTCTGGACGACCAGGTCACCGTGACGGTGCCGCCCGCGCAGACCGCCGGCCCCGTGCCGGTCACCGTGGTCACGCGGAGCAACTCGTACGGGAAGGCCACCTACACCTACGTGGGCCCGCCCCACATCACCTCCGTGACTCCCTCCACCGGCTCGACGGCGGGCGGGGACCCGGTCCTGATCGAGGGCGTCGAGCTCGCCTTCACCCAGTCGGTGACGATCGGCGGGGCCGTGGCCGCCTTCGGGATCATCTCCCCTACCCGGATCGCCGTCGTCACTCCTCCCGCGGACGCCCAGGGGCCGGCGAATGTCGTCGTCACGACGACGGGCGGCACCGCCACCGCGCCCGGGGCCTTCGTCTACATCTGA
- a CDS encoding RidA family protein has protein sequence MPRTTFQPQELFSSRPWGFSQVAVSPPGKIVNIAGQVAWDSNHEVTAVGREAQLRQALKHVFIALEAVGGTPDDIQILRLYLPDFESGPEADLIGRVLVDTFGTENPPPSSWIGVQALAQPEYLVEVEAMAVVPEGNGAG, from the coding sequence GTGCCGCGTACGACGTTCCAGCCGCAGGAACTGTTCTCCAGCAGGCCGTGGGGCTTCTCCCAGGTCGCGGTCTCCCCACCGGGAAAGATCGTCAACATCGCTGGACAGGTGGCTTGGGACAGCAACCACGAGGTGACGGCGGTGGGGCGGGAGGCGCAGCTTCGCCAGGCACTGAAGCATGTGTTCATCGCTCTCGAAGCCGTCGGCGGCACCCCGGACGACATCCAGATCCTTCGGCTCTACCTTCCGGACTTCGAGTCCGGTCCCGAGGCGGATCTGATCGGCCGCGTCCTCGTCGATACCTTCGGGACGGAGAACCCGCCGCCGTCCTCATGGATCGGGGTGCAGGCTCTGGCGCAGCCGGAATACCTCGTCGAGGTCGAGGCCATGGCCGTCGTACCGGAGGGGAACGGCGCGGGGTGA
- a CDS encoding M4 family metallopeptidase has protein sequence MRRISSTPRKNTLRAAALVASAAMVAVGVQAGSASAQPDRANGASAVQLSTAQRASALVDAQNHASAVAAKIGLGAQEKLVVRDVFKDADGTVHTRYERTYGGLPVLGGDLVVHEAKNGTHSVTKATDAAISVAGTSAALAPSAARKSALGAAAAQKDTKTSASSAPRKVIWAATGKPVLAYETGVKGVQKDGTPSELHVVTDARTGKKLFQNEAIETGTGTSTYSGKVALTTTKSGSTYRLTDGARGGHKTYDLKQNTSGTGTLFTDANDVWGGGRQTAGVDAHYGAAVTWDFYKNTFGRNGIRGDGKGAYSRVHYGSNYVNAFWDDDCFCMTYGDGDGNAHPLTSLDVAAHEMSHGVTAATAGLNYSGESGGLNEATSDIFGTSAEFYAKNASDPGDYLIGEKIDINGDGTPLRYMDKPSKDGASADYWSSGVGNKDVHYSSGVANHFFYLLSEGSGAKTINGVKYNSPTSDGSKVTGIGRAKAEKIWYKALTTYMTSTTNYKAARAATLKAAGALYGTTSAEYKAVGAAWTGVNVK, from the coding sequence TTGAGACGGATCTCGTCCACCCCCCGCAAGAACACCCTGCGCGCCGCCGCCCTGGTCGCCTCCGCCGCCATGGTCGCCGTCGGCGTCCAGGCAGGCTCGGCCAGCGCGCAGCCGGACCGCGCGAACGGCGCGTCGGCGGTCCAACTCTCCACCGCACAGCGGGCATCGGCGCTGGTGGATGCTCAGAACCATGCCTCCGCCGTCGCAGCGAAGATCGGCCTCGGCGCGCAGGAGAAGCTTGTCGTGCGGGACGTCTTCAAGGACGCGGACGGCACGGTGCACACCCGGTACGAGCGCACCTACGGCGGGCTGCCGGTACTCGGCGGCGACCTGGTGGTACACGAGGCGAAGAACGGCACCCACAGCGTCACCAAGGCGACCGACGCGGCGATATCGGTGGCGGGCACCTCCGCGGCGCTCGCCCCCTCCGCCGCGCGGAAGAGCGCACTCGGCGCGGCCGCCGCGCAGAAGGACACCAAGACCAGCGCCTCGTCCGCGCCGCGCAAGGTGATCTGGGCCGCTACCGGCAAGCCCGTTCTCGCATACGAGACGGGCGTCAAGGGCGTTCAGAAGGACGGCACGCCCAGCGAGCTGCACGTCGTCACCGACGCGCGCACCGGGAAGAAGCTGTTCCAGAACGAGGCCATCGAGACCGGCACCGGCACCAGCACCTACAGCGGCAAGGTCGCGCTCACCACTACCAAGAGCGGATCGACGTACCGGCTCACCGACGGTGCCCGCGGCGGCCACAAGACGTACGACCTCAAGCAGAACACCTCGGGCACCGGCACGCTCTTCACCGACGCGAACGACGTATGGGGCGGCGGCCGCCAGACCGCCGGCGTCGACGCACACTACGGGGCAGCCGTCACCTGGGACTTCTACAAGAACACCTTCGGCCGCAACGGCATCCGTGGCGACGGCAAGGGTGCCTACTCCCGCGTCCACTACGGCAGCAACTACGTCAACGCGTTCTGGGACGACGACTGCTTCTGCATGACCTACGGTGACGGCGACGGGAACGCGCACCCGCTGACTTCCCTCGACGTGGCCGCCCATGAGATGAGCCACGGCGTCACCGCCGCCACCGCGGGACTCAACTACAGCGGTGAGTCGGGCGGTCTCAACGAGGCCACGTCCGACATCTTCGGCACGTCGGCCGAGTTCTACGCCAAGAACGCCTCGGACCCGGGCGACTACCTCATCGGCGAGAAGATCGACATCAACGGCGACGGCACCCCGCTGCGTTACATGGACAAGCCCAGCAAGGACGGCGCCTCGGCCGACTACTGGTCCAGCGGCGTCGGCAACAAGGACGTGCACTACTCGTCCGGTGTCGCCAACCACTTCTTCTACCTGCTGTCCGAGGGCAGCGGCGCCAAGACCATCAACGGCGTCAAGTACAACAGCCCCACCTCTGACGGCTCCAAGGTCACCGGAATCGGCCGGGCCAAGGCCGAGAAGATCTGGTACAAGGCCCTCACCACGTACATGACCTCCACCACCAACTACAAGGCCGCACGTGCCGCGACCCTGAAGGCGGCAGGCGCTCTGTACGGCACGACAAGCGCCGAGTACAAGGCCGTTGGCGCCGCATGGACGGGCGTCAATGTGAAGTAG
- a CDS encoding DUF6153 family protein: MLLVLALLAGLLGMHALSPVITSAPPPHEHRHEHRMAMTEGAHAHCGGEGGCGSGGHVHHADTTCASGALDGPPTPPALVPSPVRPAEPDEAAGAGKAKGQDGGRAPPSLAELQLLRI; this comes from the coding sequence GTGCTTCTCGTACTGGCGCTGCTGGCGGGCCTGCTGGGCATGCACGCCCTCAGCCCTGTCATTACCTCAGCTCCTCCCCCGCACGAGCACCGCCACGAGCACCGTATGGCCATGACGGAGGGTGCCCACGCGCACTGTGGCGGCGAGGGAGGCTGCGGCAGCGGCGGTCACGTCCATCACGCCGACACGACCTGTGCGTCCGGGGCTCTCGACGGGCCACCCACACCCCCTGCCCTGGTGCCGTCTCCCGTCCGGCCCGCAGAGCCCGACGAGGCGGCGGGCGCCGGCAAAGCGAAGGGGCAGGACGGCGGGCGTGCGCCCCCCTCTCTGGCCGAACTCCAACTCCTGCGGATCTAG
- a CDS encoding DUF305 domain-containing protein → MKPTRPLMRRITLAAATAASALVLAACGSNNSGGRAGHGSAARPASSPSAQAPAGTHNAADVAFAKGMIPHHRQAVQMADLAVTRAASHQVKELAEKIKKAQGPEIKTMSGWLTAWDEQVPEEMPGMDHSAHSEMPGMKGMQGMQGMKEMDALRKKSGKEFDSSFLAMMVGHHQGAVQMAATENGKGANGQAKALAAGIIKAQNAEITQMNKLLGKS, encoded by the coding sequence ATGAAGCCCACCCGTCCTCTCATGCGCCGCATCACACTCGCTGCGGCAACTGCCGCCTCCGCACTGGTACTGGCCGCATGCGGCAGCAACAACAGCGGCGGCCGCGCCGGCCATGGTTCCGCCGCGAGGCCCGCCTCCTCGCCGAGCGCACAGGCTCCGGCAGGTACGCACAATGCCGCGGATGTGGCCTTCGCAAAGGGCATGATCCCGCACCACCGGCAGGCCGTGCAGATGGCCGACCTCGCCGTCACTCGCGCCGCATCGCACCAGGTCAAGGAGTTGGCCGAGAAGATCAAGAAGGCCCAGGGCCCGGAGATCAAGACCATGTCCGGGTGGCTGACCGCCTGGGACGAGCAGGTACCCGAGGAGATGCCCGGCATGGACCACTCCGCCCACTCGGAGATGCCGGGCATGAAGGGCATGCAGGGCATGCAGGGCATGAAGGAGATGGACGCGCTCAGGAAGAAGTCGGGCAAGGAGTTCGACAGCTCCTTCCTGGCGATGATGGTCGGGCACCACCAGGGCGCGGTGCAGATGGCCGCCACCGAGAACGGCAAGGGCGCCAACGGCCAGGCGAAAGCGCTGGCCGCGGGAATCATCAAGGCCCAGAACGCGGAAATCACGCAGATGAACAAGCTGCTCGGAAAGAGCTGA
- a CDS encoding LysR family transcriptional regulator, with product MTVNIPQLRAFLAVVDAGGFSAAAAELGISQSAVSHAVASLERELAAPLLVRATPARTTALGERILPHARIALSAARSVEQIAAEATDTLTGTVRLAATPTVCQGLIPGLLRHWRTDQPRITVRVFEGDSAEVSGWLEDGTTDAAILIDPPPAAAGRCHRPGPGILLAVDGYRALLPRDHPLADEPFVDLRDLEDDPFLISPNGCEARIRTIHGLAGLRLSPTHRVRDLTTLISMVQAGIGVTVLSEVSRSLIPPDLVLLPLEPQTSRRLVLTGPHARPWHPAIRALAESAVGHLARNACRPPLSEEEAAPLSPQSSPSPPSPPSPSSASAPASA from the coding sequence ATGACCGTGAACATTCCCCAGTTGAGGGCCTTCCTCGCAGTCGTCGACGCGGGCGGTTTCAGCGCGGCCGCGGCGGAACTGGGCATCAGCCAATCAGCGGTGTCGCACGCCGTCGCCTCCCTCGAACGCGAGCTGGCCGCCCCGCTGTTGGTCCGTGCCACCCCGGCCAGGACCACGGCACTCGGGGAGCGGATCCTGCCGCACGCCCGCATCGCCCTGTCGGCAGCACGGTCCGTGGAACAGATCGCGGCCGAGGCCACCGACACCTTGACGGGCACTGTCCGGCTGGCCGCCACGCCGACGGTCTGCCAGGGGCTGATACCCGGCCTGCTGCGGCACTGGCGTACGGACCAGCCGCGGATCACGGTGCGGGTCTTCGAGGGTGACAGTGCCGAGGTCTCGGGCTGGCTGGAGGACGGGACGACCGATGCGGCCATCCTGATCGACCCTCCCCCGGCTGCCGCCGGGAGGTGCCACCGGCCCGGCCCCGGCATTCTGCTCGCCGTGGACGGCTACCGGGCCTTGCTGCCCCGCGACCATCCCTTGGCGGACGAACCATTCGTCGACCTCCGCGATCTGGAGGACGACCCGTTCCTGATCTCACCCAACGGCTGCGAAGCCCGCATCCGTACGATCCACGGCCTGGCCGGACTGCGCTTGTCCCCCACCCACCGGGTACGGGACCTAACGACTCTGATCAGCATGGTGCAGGCCGGTATTGGCGTGACCGTCCTGTCCGAGGTCTCCCGCTCGCTGATCCCCCCTGATCTGGTTCTGCTGCCGCTGGAACCCCAGACCTCACGCCGCCTGGTACTGACCGGGCCGCATGCCCGCCCCTGGCACCCGGCGATCCGCGCCTTGGCGGAGTCGGCCGTCGGTCATCTGGCCCGAAACGCCTGCCGGCCACCCCTGTCGGAGGAAGAGGCGGCGCCGCTGTCCCCGCAGTCCTCGCCGTCCCCGCCATCCCCGCCATCCCCATCCTCCGCATCGGCCCCGGCGTCCGCGTAG
- a CDS encoding Lrp/AsnC family transcriptional regulator: MDSSPLKALDTQLLEALQLDGRAPFSHLARRLDVSERTIARRYQQLRTLGLRIIGQPVPDRLGLVRWLLRLRCTPDAAGTIAEALARRPDTSWVTLASGGTELSCAVNTRTADERNALLLQKLPRTPHVLSVSAHCMMRIFIGATSTWHATRFHTPGPAPAVDSGTVDSGTSGAPLTLDATDRILFTELARDGRATLPELARAAGRSASSIQRHLERLRTEGALGFSVDFDPQLLGYHLTTQLWLHVTPAHLRTVGETLATHPAIAFAAAITGTSNLVASGVFRTPGDLYDYIDQHVGPLPGIQSIETAPTLREVKRLAPALP, translated from the coding sequence GTGGATTCCAGCCCTCTGAAGGCGCTCGACACCCAACTGCTGGAGGCCCTGCAGCTCGACGGCCGGGCCCCCTTCAGCCACCTCGCCCGCCGGCTGGACGTCTCCGAACGCACCATCGCGCGCCGCTACCAGCAGCTGCGCACCCTGGGCCTGCGCATCATCGGCCAGCCTGTCCCCGACCGCCTGGGCCTGGTCCGCTGGTTACTGCGCCTGCGCTGCACACCGGACGCGGCCGGCACCATCGCCGAGGCGCTGGCCCGCCGTCCCGACACCAGTTGGGTCACCCTTGCCTCCGGCGGCACCGAGCTCTCCTGCGCCGTCAACACCCGCACCGCCGACGAGCGCAACGCCCTGCTCCTGCAGAAGCTCCCCCGCACCCCACACGTCCTGTCCGTCAGCGCGCACTGCATGATGCGGATCTTCATCGGCGCCACCAGCACCTGGCACGCCACCCGCTTCCACACCCCAGGTCCCGCGCCCGCGGTGGATTCCGGCACGGTGGATTCCGGCACCTCCGGCGCCCCACTGACCCTGGACGCCACCGACCGCATACTGTTCACCGAACTCGCCCGCGACGGCCGCGCCACCCTGCCCGAACTCGCCCGAGCCGCAGGCCGCTCGGCCTCCAGCATCCAGCGCCACCTGGAGCGGCTGCGCACCGAGGGCGCGCTCGGCTTCTCCGTGGACTTCGACCCCCAGCTTCTCGGCTATCACCTGACCACCCAGCTCTGGCTCCATGTGACCCCCGCCCACCTGCGCACCGTCGGCGAGACCCTGGCCACCCACCCCGCCATCGCCTTCGCCGCCGCCATCACCGGCACCTCCAACCTCGTCGCCAGCGGCGTCTTCCGCACCCCGGGCGACCTGTACGACTACATCGACCAGCACGTCGGCCCGCTGCCAGGCATCCAGAGCATCGAAACCGCTCCCACCCTCCGAGAGGTCAAACGTCTCGCCCCTGCCCTTCCTTGA
- a CDS encoding MFS transporter, whose product MRIWGPLAAVCLGTFMLLIDITIVLVALPSMAESLGSSLSQLQWVADGYALAVAVALLGAGMLADLQGRRRVYVGGLVVFAAASVACALSPGMGWLIAARLVQGVGAAAMFTTTLSLISTLYSGRRLGQAFGVWAAVAASASALGPIMGGLLTEALDWRWIFYVNVPVTALALAMTFRYIPRSAPHRSATRRLDVPGIVLFALAAGGFVYALTASHAHGWISAGTLVPLAVAVAAFVVFLPVQRRSMHPLLDLALFRRPAFTAAMLTIAVGEGAVYGILPYTSIWLQSVQHLTPIDAGLVVLPHAAAAALVAVLSGRWMPKPSPRLGAVLGLLLAGIGVGAEGFLGPDSGWPALVGGLALSGVGMGLVFQVAAALALGSVPAERAGMASGIYSTVEQLGYAVGVAVFGTLAVSAMTGSLDGKVADPAGAAQTLSGGGAGTLLTAAPAGQRTAFDHTLHAVFAGGHNTLALTAGALAVAGAACVFRLTRHRRESPGKVVAGLPAETAGAVPTAE is encoded by the coding sequence ATGCGTATCTGGGGGCCGCTGGCCGCCGTCTGTCTGGGCACGTTCATGCTGCTCATCGACATCACCATCGTCCTGGTCGCCCTGCCGTCGATGGCGGAGTCCCTGGGCTCCTCGCTCTCCCAACTGCAGTGGGTGGCCGACGGGTACGCCCTCGCGGTGGCCGTCGCCCTGCTCGGAGCGGGGATGCTCGCCGATCTGCAGGGCCGGCGCCGCGTGTACGTCGGGGGGCTGGTCGTCTTCGCGGCGGCCTCGGTCGCCTGTGCGCTCTCGCCCGGGATGGGGTGGCTGATCGCGGCCCGGCTGGTGCAGGGCGTGGGCGCCGCGGCGATGTTCACCACCACCCTCTCCCTGATCAGCACCCTGTACTCCGGCCGCCGTCTCGGGCAGGCCTTCGGCGTCTGGGCGGCGGTCGCCGCAAGCGCCTCCGCGCTCGGCCCGATCATGGGCGGGCTGCTGACCGAGGCGCTGGACTGGCGGTGGATCTTCTATGTCAACGTCCCCGTCACCGCGCTCGCGCTGGCCATGACCTTCCGCTACATCCCCCGGTCCGCCCCGCACCGGAGCGCCACGCGGCGTTTGGACGTCCCCGGCATCGTGCTGTTCGCGCTCGCCGCGGGCGGATTCGTCTACGCCCTCACCGCCTCGCACGCCCACGGCTGGATCTCAGCGGGAACCCTGGTGCCACTGGCCGTAGCCGTGGCGGCCTTCGTGGTCTTCCTCCCGGTGCAGCGCCGCAGCATGCACCCTTTGCTGGACCTCGCCCTGTTCCGCCGTCCGGCCTTCACCGCCGCGATGCTCACCATCGCCGTCGGCGAAGGAGCGGTCTACGGAATCCTTCCGTACACCTCGATCTGGCTGCAGTCCGTCCAGCACCTCACCCCGATCGACGCGGGCCTCGTCGTACTCCCCCACGCCGCGGCCGCGGCCCTGGTGGCGGTACTGAGCGGACGCTGGATGCCCAAGCCCTCACCCCGCCTGGGCGCCGTTCTCGGTCTGCTCCTGGCCGGTATCGGTGTCGGGGCCGAAGGGTTTCTGGGTCCTGATTCCGGCTGGCCCGCTCTCGTCGGGGGCCTCGCGCTGAGCGGCGTCGGCATGGGGCTGGTCTTCCAGGTCGCCGCCGCCCTCGCCCTCGGCTCCGTCCCCGCGGAGCGCGCCGGTATGGCGTCCGGCATCTACAGCACGGTCGAACAACTCGGCTACGCCGTCGGCGTCGCCGTCTTCGGCACCCTCGCCGTCAGCGCCATGACCGGCTCCCTGGACGGTAAGGTCGCCGACCCGGCCGGTGCCGCACAGACCCTGTCGGGCGGCGGAGCCGGCACTCTCCTCACGGCCGCCCCGGCCGGGCAGCGGACCGCCTTCGACCACACTCTGCACGCGGTGTTCGCAGGCGGGCACAACACCCTCGCCCTGACGGCCGGTGCTCTGGCGGTGGCCGGTGCCGCCTGCGTGTTCCGGCTGACCCGCCACCGTCGGGAGTCCCCGGGGAAGGTGGTGGCCGGGCTCCCGGCCGAGACTGCCGGGGCTGTCCCGACGGCCGAGTAG
- a CDS encoding cytochrome P450, whose translation MSQTVSVPQGLPMERDAGPFAPPRRITRLREARPVSPMIFPDGHEGWLVTGYDAVRQLMADTRFSSRQDIGILHMPYEAPGMPAATEPSPQVPGLFVAMDPPDHTRLRRKLTGAFTVKRMKQLEESIIDIAERQLDELARLTPPVDLVKEFALPVPSLVICQLLGVPYADRETFQANSAKFLVKDQSLEEKMAAYQALNTYLSELVTRKRAAPGDDILSDLSRHDDLTIEELTGVAFLLLLAGHETTANMLALGTFALLENPGQMAELRADTGLLPGAVEELLRYLSIADIFYRYATEDIELGGETIGKGSTVVVSLLAANRDPRRFDHPDTLDIHRNARGHLSFGHGIHQCLGQQLARIEMRAGFEGLLRRFPTLALAVPADEVKLKTDMNIYGVHALPVTWTETAR comes from the coding sequence ATGAGTCAAACGGTTTCCGTCCCGCAGGGCCTCCCCATGGAGCGCGATGCGGGCCCCTTCGCCCCGCCCCGCCGCATCACCCGGCTGCGCGAGGCTCGCCCCGTCAGCCCCATGATTTTCCCCGACGGTCACGAGGGCTGGCTCGTCACCGGCTACGACGCAGTGCGCCAGCTCATGGCCGACACCCGGTTCAGCTCCCGCCAGGACATCGGCATTCTCCACATGCCGTACGAGGCCCCCGGCATGCCGGCCGCCACCGAACCGTCCCCGCAGGTGCCGGGCTTGTTCGTCGCCATGGACCCGCCGGACCACACCCGCCTGCGGCGCAAACTCACCGGCGCCTTCACCGTCAAGCGCATGAAGCAGCTCGAGGAAAGCATCATCGACATCGCCGAGCGGCAACTGGACGAACTGGCGCGCCTCACCCCGCCGGTCGACCTGGTCAAGGAGTTCGCACTGCCGGTGCCCTCGCTGGTGATCTGCCAGCTGCTCGGCGTCCCCTACGCCGACCGGGAGACCTTCCAGGCCAACTCCGCCAAGTTCCTGGTCAAGGACCAGTCGCTCGAAGAGAAGATGGCCGCGTACCAGGCATTGAACACGTACCTCTCCGAACTGGTCACCCGCAAACGCGCCGCCCCCGGCGACGACATCCTGTCCGACCTGTCCCGTCATGACGACCTCACCATCGAGGAGCTGACCGGCGTCGCGTTCCTGCTGCTGCTCGCGGGCCACGAGACCACCGCCAACATGCTCGCCCTGGGCACCTTCGCGCTCCTGGAGAACCCCGGGCAGATGGCCGAACTGCGCGCCGATACGGGCCTGTTGCCCGGTGCCGTCGAGGAACTGCTGCGCTACCTGTCCATAGCCGACATCTTCTACCGCTACGCCACGGAGGACATCGAACTCGGGGGCGAGACGATCGGCAAGGGATCGACCGTCGTGGTCTCCCTGCTGGCCGCCAACCGCGACCCCCGGCGCTTCGACCACCCCGACACCCTGGACATCCACCGCAACGCCCGCGGTCACCTGTCCTTCGGCCACGGCATCCATCAGTGCCTCGGCCAGCAACTGGCCCGTATCGAGATGCGCGCCGGTTTCGAGGGACTGCTGCGCCGCTTCCCCACCCTCGCACTCGCCGTCCCCGCCGACGAGGTGAAACTCAAGACCGACATGAACATCTACGGCGTCCACGCACTGCCGGTCACCTGGACGGAGACGGCCAGGTAA